One Equus asinus isolate D_3611 breed Donkey chromosome 26, EquAss-T2T_v2, whole genome shotgun sequence genomic window carries:
- the UBE2M gene encoding NEDD8-conjugating enzyme Ubc12 — MIKLFSLKQQKKEEESAGGTKGSSKKASAAQLRIQKDINELNLPKTCDISFSDPDDLLNFKLVICPDEGFYKSGKFVFSFKVGQGYPHDPPKVKCETMVYHPNIDLEGNVCLNILREDWKPVLTINSIIYGLQYLFLEPNPEDPLNKEAAEVLQNNRRLFEQNVQRSMRGGYIGSTYFERCLK; from the exons atGATCAAGCTGTTCTCGCTGAAGCagcagaagaaggaggaggagtcgGCGGGCGGCACCAAGGGCAGCAGCAAGAAGGCGTCGGCGGCGCAGCTGCGAATCCAGAAGG ACATAAACGAGCTGAACCTGCCCAAAACGTGTGACATCAGCTTCTCAGATCCGGACGACCTCCTCAACTTCAAGCTGGTTATCTGTCCTGATGAG GGCTTCTACAAAAGCGGGAAGTTTGTGTTCAGTTTTAAG GTGGGCCAGGGTTACCCGCATGACCCCCCCAAGGTGAAGTGTGAGACGATGGTCTATCACCCCAACATTGACCTCGAGGGCAACGTCTGCCTCAACATCCTCAG AGAGGACTGGAAGCCAGTCCTTACGATAAACTCCATAATTTATGGCCTGCAGTATCTCTTCTTG GAGCCCAACCCTGAAGACCCACTGAACAAGGAGGCCGCCGAGGTCCTGCAGAACAACCGGCGGCTGTTTGAGCAGAACGTGCAGCGCTCCATGCGGGGTGGCTATATCGGCTCTACCTACTTCGAGCGCTGCCTGAAATAG